From a region of the Streptomyces sp. NBC_01454 genome:
- a CDS encoding roadblock/LC7 domain-containing protein, which translates to MSVDLHSDSQTFNWLLASFVRKTDGVRDAVAVSSDGLLIAVSDGLGRTDADHLAAVVSGLSSLARSASRRYEFDGVKLIMIEMGRGFLLVSAIRDGSCLGVLADSTGELGLVGYEMAVLAERAGDLLNPALIADLRQVLPR; encoded by the coding sequence GTGAGCGTCGATCTCCACAGCGATTCACAGACCTTCAACTGGCTGCTGGCCAGCTTCGTCCGCAAGACGGACGGGGTGCGCGACGCGGTGGCCGTCTCCTCGGACGGGCTGCTGATCGCGGTCTCCGACGGCCTGGGCCGGACCGACGCCGATCATCTGGCGGCGGTGGTCTCGGGCCTGTCGAGCCTGGCGCGCAGCGCCTCGCGCCGCTATGAGTTCGACGGCGTCAAACTCATCATGATCGAGATGGGCCGCGGCTTTCTGCTGGTCTCGGCGATCCGGGACGGCAGCTGCCTGGGCGTACTCGCCGACAGCACCGGCGAACTCGGCCTGGTCGGCTACGAGATGGCGGTGCTGGCCGAGCGGGCCGGGGATCTGCTCAACCCGGCGCTGATCGCGGATCTGCGGCAGGTCCTGCCGCGATGA
- a CDS encoding GTP-binding protein produces the protein MSGRSDKAAPLAVKIVISGGLGVGKTTFIGAISEIEPLDTEAAITQVSVGVDSLAGVEDKTTTTVALDFGRITLDPTLVLYLFGTPGQDRFSFLWDDLVEGALGSIVLVDTRRIEDSFPALDYFEERGTPFVLAVNRFDGARHFELDEVREALGIDSGVPALACDARGRRSVREVLAALMDEVVRRHTAGGPARAGALAR, from the coding sequence ATGTCAGGGCGCTCTGACAAAGCCGCACCGCTCGCCGTGAAGATCGTGATCAGCGGCGGTCTCGGCGTCGGCAAGACCACGTTCATCGGTGCGATCTCCGAGATCGAGCCGCTGGACACCGAGGCCGCCATCACCCAGGTCTCCGTCGGAGTGGACTCGCTGGCCGGGGTGGAGGACAAGACCACCACGACGGTCGCGCTGGACTTCGGCCGGATCACGCTCGACCCCACCCTCGTGCTCTACCTCTTCGGCACCCCGGGTCAGGACCGCTTCTCCTTCCTCTGGGACGACCTGGTCGAGGGCGCCCTGGGCTCGATCGTGCTGGTCGACACCCGGCGGATCGAGGACTCGTTCCCGGCGCTGGACTATTTCGAGGAGCGCGGCACCCCGTTCGTGCTGGCGGTCAACCGCTTCGACGGCGCCCGGCACTTCGAGCTGGACGAGGTCCGTGAGGCGCTGGGCATCGACTCCGGGGTCCCGGCGCTCGCCTGTGACGCACGGGGGCGCCGGTCCGTACGCGAGGTGCTGGCCGCGCTGATGGACGAGGTCGTACGGCGGCACACGGCCGGCGGCCCGGCGCGGGCGGGCGCGCTCGCCCGCTGA
- a CDS encoding DUF742 domain-containing protein — protein MSEEADAEELFVRPFIMTGGRAEPMHDGLRLETLVVAGPDASLAGLEFERRRIVALCARPTMVAEVAQKTGVPLGVAKVLIADLVVAGLLVCQQPKELPLHVLERIRDHVRAL, from the coding sequence ATGAGCGAGGAAGCCGATGCGGAGGAGCTGTTCGTCCGTCCGTTCATCATGACCGGCGGCCGGGCCGAGCCGATGCACGACGGGCTGCGCCTGGAGACGCTGGTGGTCGCCGGGCCCGACGCGTCGCTCGCGGGCCTGGAGTTCGAGCGTCGCCGGATCGTGGCGCTGTGCGCCCGGCCGACGATGGTGGCAGAGGTCGCGCAGAAGACCGGGGTGCCGCTGGGCGTGGCCAAGGTGCTCATCGCCGATCTGGTCGTCGCCGGACTGCTGGTCTGTCAACAACCCAAGGAGCTGCCGCTCCATGTCCTGGAGAGGATCAGGGACCATGTCAGGGCGCTCTGA
- a CDS encoding S1 family peptidase, translating to MRNARTNPHSGVARRTRLIAVASGLVAVGAIAVPTASAQNPAPAKTFSATQLSAAGSAVRAADVAGTAWRVDSATHTLVVTADRTVSPAGIAKIERAAGSNAEAVRIDRIQGTFRKFIAGGDAIYTPSWRCSLGFNVRSGSTYYFLTAGHCTEGSPPWYTNSSDSTSIGPTTGSSFPGNDYGIVKYTNSSLAHPGTVGSQDITSAGTPSVGQTVTRRGSTTGVHSGKVTALNATVNYGSGDIVSGLIQTTVCAEPGDSGGPLYSGTKALGLTSGGSGDCTSGGTTFFQPVTEALSAYGVSVY from the coding sequence GTGAGGAACGCGCGCACCAACCCCCACAGCGGCGTGGCGAGACGTACCCGGCTGATCGCCGTGGCGTCCGGACTGGTGGCCGTCGGAGCCATCGCCGTCCCCACCGCCAGCGCCCAGAACCCCGCACCCGCGAAGACGTTCAGCGCCACCCAGCTCAGCGCCGCCGGAAGCGCGGTCCGTGCCGCGGATGTCGCCGGCACCGCCTGGCGGGTCGACAGTGCCACCCACACCCTGGTCGTCACCGCCGACCGCACGGTCTCCCCGGCCGGGATCGCCAAGATCGAGCGGGCCGCCGGCAGCAACGCCGAGGCGGTCCGCATCGACCGCATCCAGGGCACCTTCCGCAAGTTCATCGCCGGCGGCGACGCCATCTACACGCCCAGCTGGCGCTGCTCACTGGGCTTCAACGTCCGCAGCGGCAGCACCTATTACTTCCTGACGGCCGGTCACTGCACCGAGGGCAGCCCGCCCTGGTACACCAACTCCTCGGACTCCACGAGCATCGGCCCGACCACCGGCTCCAGCTTCCCGGGCAACGACTACGGCATCGTGAAGTACACCAACAGTTCCCTGGCACACCCCGGGACGGTCGGCAGCCAGGACATCACCAGCGCCGGCACCCCCAGTGTCGGCCAGACGGTCACCCGCCGCGGCTCGACCACCGGCGTCCACAGCGGCAAGGTCACCGCGCTGAACGCCACCGTCAACTACGGCAGCGGCGACATCGTCTCCGGACTCATCCAGACCACCGTCTGCGCCGAGCCCGGCGACAGCGGCGGGCCGCTCTACTCCGGGACCAAGGCCCTCGGCCTGACCTCCGGCGGCAGCGGCGACTGCACGTCCGGCGGCACGACGTTCTTCCAGCCCGTCACCGAGGCGCTGAGCGCATACGGCGTGAGCGTCTACTGA